ATCGTGCGGGCGATCTGCGATATTTGCGAGGCGATGGATCGCACGGTTGCGTTGTGCGCGCCGACCGGCAGGGCCGCCAAGCGCCTGTCGGAAGCCACCGGTCGGGAAGCCAAAACCGTCCACCGCTTGCTCGAATTCAACAGCGCGCAGCGTTTCTTCGACCGTCACAGCCAAGCCCCGCTCGAAGCCGACATGGTCATCTGCGACGAAACGAGCATGCTCGATGTCTTTCTCGCGATGAACCTGGTCGACGCCGTGGGCCCCGGCGCGCACCTGGTGCTCGTGGGTGATGCCGACCAGTTGCCGAGCGTCGGCCCCGGCTCCGTGCTGGCCGACCTGATCGCCTGCCCCTGGATGACGACGGTGCGCCTGAACGAAATCTTCCGCCAGGCGGCGGGCAGCCGCATCATCAGCGGCGCGCATCGTATCATCGAAGGACAAACGCCCGATTTTTCCGGCGGCAAGGACAGCGATTTCTTTTTCCTGGAAGAAGACGACCCGGTGGCGCTGCGGCAAATTGTGGTCGACCTCGTTTCGCGCCGCCTACCCGACGCCTACGGGCTTGATCCGCTGGAAGACATCATGGTGCTGGCGCCGATGCACCGGGGCGAGGCGGGCGTCTCGCAACTCAACGAGCACCTGCGCGCCGCGCTCAACCCGACCGGCGACGAGTTACGCGCCGGCGATCGGATCTACCGGGTCGGCGACAAGGTGATGCAGACCAGTAACGATTACGACAACGAAATTTTCAACGGCGATGTCGGCCGCCTGGAGCGCGTGGATGCCGCGGCGCGACGGATGGTGGTGAACTTCGACGGCCGCCCGGTCGTTCTTGAGGGCTCGCGAATCGATGCGGTGGTCCCGGCCTTTGCCGTCAGCGTGCACAAGGCGCAGGGCAGCGAATACCCTTGCGTCGTCGTGCCGTTGCACACGCAGCACTACATCATGCTGGCCCGCAACCTGCTTTACACGGCGGTTACGCGCGGCAAGCGGTTGGTGGTGCTGTGCGGCTCGCGCCGGGCGCTGGATATCGCGATTGCCAATCAACGCGCCGACCAGCGACGGACCCTGCTGTTGGATAAACTCCAAGCTGTAAGAAATTCGATTTAGGCATCACAAGAAACCACGTAGCCGGCCCGCGGCAATTCGTTTCCCAGCTAATATGGTTTATTGCGCCTATTCGAGACAAAAGAAATCATTTTGCTGGTTTATTCTCATTCAATGCAATATTTCGGATTGTCCGATAAGCCGTTCCTTGTGGCTTTAAGAACAAAAGGACTTGTTCCTCACTAAATCCGAGTTCCAACAAGAACAATATTTGGACCAGCAAATCCATTCGCCAAGCAGTAACAAGAACTTCATTGAAATTCGCTTGAATAAACCCCGAAGCTTCAGACATTCTGTGTACTAGTCTATTCCGAATTTGTAGTACTTCATTACAAAATGCTTTTTTATCTTTGAGAAAACTCTCTGAAACCACCCACGTTTTCTCGACTAACTCGAGGAGCCGCTTCCTAAAAGATTTTTCATTTGAATATTTTAGTTTCTCCATAAGCCATTTTCGGTGTTTAGCGCTCACGGAGTCGCAAATATTCTCGATTTTCTTCTTATGCATATCTTCCGTATTTACTTCGCCGTCGCACGTCAATCTGTGAATTGCCTCCAACGATTGGCACATGTTCAGAAATTCGTTTTCCAAATGGATCGTCGGGTTGGATTTAGTCGCCAGGAATTGATTAATAACTGCTTCGAACCTCTCGTAAAATTGAAACAGCTTTTCTAGATGCTCATCTAGCGTTTTTTCGATAGCCGAAAGCGGAAAATTGACCTGAGTCGATGTAATGTCTTTCGTTTCCTCCTCATCTACGTGGAAATCGACGTGACAAAAAACAACTGCTCTATTATCGCCTTCCTCGCTGGAGCCCGCAAACATTGATGAGATATTCGTATACTCTCCGACACCAAGGGTAAGTAATAATCGAAGAGCGCCGGCATGGCGCAACGCCTCGGCAAACGAAACCTTCGCCGGATGGCGAAAACGAACAAAGCTCCGATGTTCAAAGGCCAAGAACCGTCGTTTACTCCAGGATATCTGATACTTATAGGCGGAAACAAACTCAATCGTAATACCAGATGACAACGTGACCGCTTTTGGCTTTGGCGACGTCACGTCTATCGTAACACCGTCCACACCGTCCCGAGAAATGCGTTTTTTCGGAATACTGACCTCACTTTTTATATCATTCCAAGTGTGAAGGTGTTGGTATTTGACGGTATATTGCTCATACATGATTTCCGACTCGGCCGTTGTATGAACACCAACTGCTATCAGTCGAGAAAAGAATCTAAGTCGATGTAGACCGCCAGAAATCGGCTGATATGATTCGAGAATTGAATCTAAAACGCTGATTCTTAACCCGGACTCGTCGAGACCATGAATTACGTCGCGCCTCCCTTCACTCTTCCACTTGGAAATTGCAGTGTTATCTCCTCGAACGAAGAACTCCCAATTTCCGTTGCGCAAACGACGCAGCCGGCCGTGCAGGCGTACCTCTTCCTCCTCCGGTAACCACCAAAAACCCTCAAATTCTCCATTACTTTCCACAACCGCCCTCACAGAAAAAAGTGATTATATCTATTGTTTGATGAGCGCTCAACCCCATTATTGAAATACACGGTAATATGTGTTTTCTTGCGCCGTCCAATAACCGGTTCAGTCACCCGCGGCAAGCGGTTGGTGGTGCTGTGCGGCTCGCGCCGGGCGCTGGATATCGCGATTGCCAACCAACGCGCCGACCAGCGGCGGACATTACTGACCACCAAGCTCGCGGATAACCGGCCTCCTGGGTAGGAAAACCGCCCGATTCCCCTTGTCATTGTCCAATATGTGTTCATAACTAGCCAATGGCGCTCATCGGGCGGCGGGTGTCTTCACGCCGCGGTCGCGCCGCGCTCCACGAGCCGTTTCGGCATGGCGGTCAAGGCCCGAAAACAGGTCGCAAATGAGCCTCAAAATCAACACGTTGGGGATTTTTTTTGCCGGGTCCGAAAAACACCTTGACATCAATCGGACGATGTCGATAATGATCCAAAGTGCAATATGTAGTGGTCATCACCCTTTAGAATATCAAGATGTTGAACAAAAGAGCCTTTCTTGCATTGGTCGTTATGGCGGTGATCGTCCTTTGGGCGGGGCCTGCTTTGGCATTGGGACTCGGCGGGTTGAGTTACAATATCGGCCCCTCATTCTCGATCGGAGCGGGCATCGGCTGGACGATGCGCGACGTGCACGTCATCGAAGACGACGACATCACGGACGAAATGACATCGGGACGCTTCGTGCTCAAGGGCAACGTCGCCCCGGTGCGGTACGTGGATGTCTACGGCCTGTTCGGGGCGAGCGACCTGCAGCTTGACGACGGTGATTTCGAAGGCACGCTGGGCATGTTGTGGGGCGTCGGGCTACGGCCGCAGCTTTTCCCGCTTACTTGGGACAGCCCGCTGAACATCACGCTCGACGCACAGTATTTCGAGATCGCAACCCGAGACGATACCGCTCAAGCCCGCCTGAACGAATTGCAGGCGAGCCTGGTTTTCGCATACGTGATGCGGTCGCTGACGCCCTACGGTGGCATCAAGTACGACCACATGATCACCCACTTTGACGATTCGAACGACGATATCACCGGCGACTTGGAATGGGGCATGTTTATCGGGTGCGATTATTTCGTCACGCAGAACGTGTTTTTCACCGTCGAGCTATCCATCTTCGCCGAGACGTCGTTTTTCCTGTCCACCGGCTATAAATACTGAGAGGCACGCAGCCGATGAAATTCTTTTTGGACACCGCCGACATCGAGGAAATCCGGCAAGGCATCGCCATGGGGTTGGTCGATGGCGTAACGACTAATCCATCGCTGGCGGCCAAAACCGGCAAGACCTTCGACGAGGTCGCCAAGGAAATATGCGCCCTGGTCAAAGGGCCGGTGAGTTTGGAAGTGATCAGCTCCGATTTCGAGGGCATGATCGCCGAAGCGCGCGAACTGATCAAATACGGCGACCAGGTCGTCGTGAAAATACCCATGACCGCCGAGGGCATGAAGGCGGTTTCCGCGTTGAAAAAGGAGGGCATCCGAACCAACGTGACGCTCGTGTTCTCATCGATGCAGGCATTGATGGCCGCCAAAGCCGGCGCCGCCTACGTAAGCCCCTTTGTGGGCCGCTTGGACGACATCAGCTCGGCGGGCATGAGTTTGATCGAAACAATCAAGGTGATATTCGATAATTACGGATTCGACACCGAGATATTGGTCGCCAGCGTCCGCAGCCCCA
Above is a genomic segment from Candidatus Lernaella stagnicola containing:
- a CDS encoding ATP-dependent RecD-like DNA helicase; this encodes MTEKLSGQIRRIVFRSDDSGYTVARMARDGGGSTTVCGVMPELAAGETIRAHGRWEDNPRHGRQFRIISYEPTVPSDRDAMVRYLGSGLIKGIGPKMAEAIVAHFGKDTFEVIDEDPRRIRDVPGIGAKKAATIQAAWQKIRHVREIGLLLQAAGAPRSLAAGILQAFGGRALEIVRRDPYALVGEIRGVGFNTADRIAGRLNVKPEDERRVRAGLMQAWTDATSEGHTYVPTAEIAERARVLLGVPREIVAAGLEALRDDSRLVRQTIEDEDVLVHATRDTAERNLARSLASLFAGPSRFRQIDRPRAITWVEERLGMPLAERQRQAVVDAIAQRVLVITGGPGTGKTTIVRAICDICEAMDRTVALCAPTGRAAKRLSEATGREAKTVHRLLEFNSAQRFFDRHSQAPLEADMVICDETSMLDVFLAMNLVDAVGPGAHLVLVGDADQLPSVGPGSVLADLIACPWMTTVRLNEIFRQAAGSRIISGAHRIIEGQTPDFSGGKDSDFFFLEEDDPVALRQIVVDLVSRRLPDAYGLDPLEDIMVLAPMHRGEAGVSQLNEHLRAALNPTGDELRAGDRIYRVGDKVMQTSNDYDNEIFNGDVGRLERVDAAARRMVVNFDGRPVVLEGSRIDAVVPAFAVSVHKAQGSEYPCVVVPLHTQHYIMLARNLLYTAVTRGKRLVVLCGSRRALDIAIANQRADQRRTLLLDKLQAVRNSI
- the fsa gene encoding fructose-6-phosphate aldolase, producing the protein MKFFLDTADIEEIRQGIAMGLVDGVTTNPSLAAKTGKTFDEVAKEICALVKGPVSLEVISSDFEGMIAEARELIKYGDQVVVKIPMTAEGMKAVSALKKEGIRTNVTLVFSSMQALMAAKAGAAYVSPFVGRLDDISSAGMSLIETIKVIFDNYGFDTEILVASVRSPMHVVESAVMGADVATIPFKVLQQMFTHPLTDIGIERFEADYAKIPKR